In one window of Methanolobus mangrovi DNA:
- a CDS encoding MATE family efflux transporter, with the protein MVNEHQLRHDSVWSLFCRFTLPAIAGIVIAGIQTIVDGFFIGNGVGSQGLAAVTLAFPVLMLIVAIGIMAGMGSSSLVALELGKSNRGRAVEVVSSVFSMLLVTGIVIMVLGHVFAESLIRFLGAGDVVGIMVDDYLSVIFAGVIFILFALALEPLVRNDGRPVLAMKVMVVSVLANILLDYIFIMELGMGMMGAAVATVAAFAMMAIMLASYLFSSKAKLKVSLSSMGFDYRTILQIVKTGMPSFAMQFSIAVLLLAHNFVLLKYGSELSVSAFGIIDYSFSMFYMLFEGIAMGVQPIVGFNYGAGLYGRVHRALKIAMAVSFAVGMIGFGIVFLFSELIVSIFNHNDPQLLAVTASAMKIFMVSLLVQGVIVVNATYYQSVNKVWSALFIHLGKIFVFLLPLLFILPVHFGLSGVWFATPISDFLMFLVVMIMIAGELRMLREKKMSKLASKGKSKIITPQY; encoded by the coding sequence ATGGTAAATGAGCACCAACTACGTCACGATAGTGTCTGGTCTCTTTTTTGCCGATTTACTCTCCCTGCAATTGCAGGCATTGTAATTGCCGGTATACAAACCATAGTAGATGGTTTCTTCATTGGCAATGGCGTAGGCAGCCAGGGGCTTGCAGCAGTAACACTTGCATTCCCTGTTCTGATGTTAATCGTCGCTATTGGTATTATGGCGGGCATGGGATCTTCAAGTCTGGTAGCTCTTGAACTTGGGAAGTCGAACCGGGGCAGGGCTGTGGAAGTCGTATCCAGTGTATTCTCCATGTTGTTGGTTACTGGTATTGTAATAATGGTGCTGGGTCATGTATTTGCCGAGTCCTTGATCCGCTTCCTTGGGGCTGGGGATGTTGTAGGCATTATGGTGGATGATTACCTGAGTGTGATCTTTGCAGGGGTTATATTCATACTCTTTGCCCTTGCCCTGGAGCCTCTTGTCAGGAATGATGGCAGGCCTGTTCTTGCTATGAAGGTCATGGTGGTATCGGTGTTGGCCAACATATTACTTGACTATATATTCATCATGGAGCTGGGTATGGGGATGATGGGTGCTGCAGTTGCCACAGTAGCGGCTTTTGCAATGATGGCAATTATGCTGGCTTCTTATCTGTTCAGCAGTAAGGCGAAGTTAAAGGTAAGTCTCAGTAGCATGGGTTTTGATTACAGGACAATACTGCAGATAGTGAAGACTGGTATGCCGTCTTTTGCAATGCAGTTCTCTATAGCAGTGTTGCTGTTGGCTCACAATTTCGTATTACTAAAATATGGCTCCGAACTTTCAGTCTCAGCTTTTGGGATAATCGATTATTCCTTCTCCATGTTCTACATGCTTTTTGAGGGAATAGCCATGGGTGTGCAACCAATAGTCGGCTTTAATTATGGTGCAGGGCTTTATGGTCGAGTTCACAGGGCATTGAAAATAGCCATGGCTGTCAGTTTTGCAGTAGGGATGATCGGTTTTGGTATTGTGTTCCTCTTTTCAGAGTTGATTGTAAGTATCTTTAACCATAATGATCCACAACTGCTCGCTGTTACGGCTAGTGCTATGAAGATATTCATGGTATCGTTGCTTGTGCAGGGTGTAATAGTTGTCAATGCTACGTACTATCAGTCAGTGAACAAGGTATGGTCTGCACTTTTCATACACTTGGGGAAAATATTCGTATTCCTTCTGCCTTTGCTGTTCATATTGCCTGTTCACTTTGGTCTTTCAGGGGTCTGGTTTGCAACACCGATTTCAGATTTTCTGATGTTTCTGGTAGTTATGATAATGATTGCCGGTGAGCTTAGGATGCTCAGGGAGAAGAAAATGAGTAAACTGGCATCCAAGGGGAAGAGTAAAATCATCACTCCGCAATATTAA
- a CDS encoding dicarboxylate/amino acid:cation symporter, which translates to MSSRYKIPDPLTLIHPRSLKNLNYHLHELVKSRLWLKILIGMMLGIITGLVLGPSTGILSKEMSYTIGEWLALPGYIFLALLQMIVVPLVFASIIRGIASGEDMEQLKKIGLRTVAYFLVTTALAIFIGLTLALTINPGMYISSELVQNTIISDTAQVASTEMTTPGVSELPSMITTIVPTNPLGSLATGEMLQVVLFSVIIGVALVSMTPAQSKPLLELLGSLQEVSMTVVRWSMLLAPIAVFGLISKFTLNLGIDALLGMLVYVGTVLLGLLMMLVFYMLVILAVTGKNPINFLRSIRDVLLLAFSTSSSAAVMPLSIKTAEENMGVRPSISQFVIPLGATINMNGTALYQSIAAVFLAQAFGIELGFIELLIIMITVVGASIGTPSTPGVGIVILALILSSVGIPTAGIALIIGVDRILDMSRTAVNVTGDLVTCVVMDKWVSGKKTANEEFIEVAKHEAQRRALGEDVIITTQE; encoded by the coding sequence ATGTCAAGCAGGTACAAGATACCAGATCCTCTTACACTTATTCACCCGCGTTCATTGAAAAATCTTAATTATCATCTACATGAACTTGTAAAAAGCAGACTCTGGCTAAAGATCCTCATAGGGATGATGCTTGGGATCATTACAGGACTTGTGCTTGGCCCTTCAACTGGCATTTTGAGCAAGGAAATGTCATACACCATCGGAGAATGGTTGGCATTGCCAGGATATATATTCCTTGCACTTCTTCAGATGATAGTTGTACCGCTTGTTTTTGCATCCATTATCAGAGGGATTGCATCTGGCGAGGATATGGAACAACTGAAAAAAATAGGCCTTCGTACAGTTGCATACTTTCTTGTTACCACTGCGCTTGCAATATTTATTGGACTGACCCTTGCACTGACAATAAATCCGGGGATGTACATTAGTAGCGAACTTGTCCAGAATACCATAATATCAGATACTGCTCAGGTAGCTAGCACCGAGATGACCACCCCTGGCGTCTCTGAGCTTCCGAGTATGATAACTACTATTGTTCCGACAAATCCTTTAGGATCACTTGCAACCGGGGAGATGCTTCAGGTAGTTCTGTTTTCAGTAATAATAGGTGTGGCCCTTGTTTCAATGACTCCTGCGCAATCCAAACCATTGCTGGAATTATTAGGATCTTTACAGGAGGTTAGCATGACTGTGGTCCGTTGGAGTATGTTACTAGCCCCAATTGCTGTTTTCGGGCTTATAAGTAAATTCACGCTTAATCTCGGAATTGATGCCCTGCTAGGAATGCTGGTTTATGTAGGTACGGTACTGCTGGGGCTGCTAATGATGTTAGTGTTCTATATGCTAGTCATCCTGGCAGTGACAGGAAAGAATCCAATCAATTTCCTGAGATCAATAAGAGATGTATTGTTGCTTGCGTTTTCCACATCAAGTTCTGCTGCAGTTATGCCACTGTCAATTAAGACTGCTGAAGAGAATATGGGAGTAAGGCCATCCATATCCCAATTCGTTATTCCTCTTGGTGCTACAATTAATATGAATGGTACAGCTCTTTACCAGAGTATTGCAGCTGTTTTTCTTGCACAGGCATTTGGAATAGAACTTGGTTTTATCGAACTGTTAATTATAATGATAACTGTTGTGGGAGCTTCAATAGGTACTCCCTCCACACCAGGAGTTGGTATTGTTATCCTTGCCTTGATACTGAGCTCTGTAGGTATACCCACCGCAGGTATTGCACTCATAATAGGAGTTGACAGGATACTTGATATGAGCCGTACCGCAGTAAATGTTACCGGAGACCTTGTCACATGCGTTGTTATGGATAAATGGGTAAGCGGTAAGAAAACAGCTAATGAAGAATTCATTGAAGTAGCTAAACACGAAGCACAAAGAAGAGCACTTGGTGAAGATGTCATAATTACTACACAAGAATAA
- a CDS encoding LabA-like NYN domain-containing protein, which yields MISDGEATMVNTNYNDDNIFRSQRLAVFADVQNMFYSARNNYSDSRLDYEKLLATVLKNRQLIRAIAYLVETEDIDQSGFKYHLRNFGWEVRSKQLKIRPDGSTKGDWDMGIAIDAIAISEKVDTVVLVSGDGDFTALVNHLKACGVRVEVHSFERNTAAELISSATEYYPIDESILRRK from the coding sequence ATGATTTCTGATGGAGAAGCAACCATGGTCAATACAAATTACAATGATGATAATATATTCAGGAGCCAGAGACTTGCTGTGTTTGCCGATGTACAGAACATGTTTTATTCTGCAAGGAATAATTATTCGGACAGCCGCCTGGATTATGAAAAATTGCTTGCCACAGTACTGAAAAACAGACAACTGATAAGGGCAATTGCATATCTGGTCGAAACTGAGGATATTGACCAGTCAGGATTCAAGTACCATTTAAGGAACTTCGGATGGGAAGTCCGATCCAAACAGCTCAAAATAAGGCCTGACGGATCCACTAAAGGTGATTGGGATATGGGAATAGCCATTGATGCAATAGCCATATCCGAGAAGGTAGATACTGTTGTGCTTGTAAGCGGCGATGGAGATTTTACAGCTCTTGTCAATCACCTTAAAGCCTGTGGAGTACGCGTTGAAGTTCACTCTTTTGAAAGGAATACCGCAGCAGAACTTATCAGCTCAGCTACAGAGTACTATCCGATAGATGAAAGTATACTTCGTAGAAAATAA
- a CDS encoding PspA/IM30 family protein, translating to MGLFNRMGTVVKSKMNKLMDRMEDPRETLDYSYEKQLEMLQDVKRGVAEVATSKKRLQLQRSKLSQNIEKLDGQAKEAITADREDLARLALERKSGLAIQIQGLDQQIAELEKEQDKLVAAEKRLSTKVEVFRTKKETIKAQYSAAEAQVKINESVSGISEEMADVGLAIERAENKTDQMKARASALDELIEVGTLDDLASSGDDIDRELAKINTSSSVDLELEKLKKEAGK from the coding sequence ATGGGTTTATTCAACAGGATGGGAACAGTAGTCAAATCGAAAATGAATAAATTGATGGATCGTATGGAAGATCCTCGAGAAACACTTGATTACTCTTATGAGAAGCAACTCGAAATGCTCCAGGATGTTAAAAGAGGTGTTGCGGAAGTAGCAACATCAAAAAAGAGACTCCAATTACAGCGATCGAAATTATCACAGAATATTGAAAAACTCGATGGCCAGGCAAAGGAAGCTATAACGGCTGACAGGGAAGATCTGGCACGTCTGGCCCTTGAGAGAAAAAGCGGTCTTGCAATTCAGATCCAGGGTCTTGACCAACAGATCGCTGAACTTGAAAAGGAACAGGATAAACTTGTTGCAGCCGAAAAGCGTCTGTCGACCAAGGTAGAAGTGTTCAGGACAAAGAAGGAAACCATCAAAGCACAGTATTCTGCAGCAGAGGCCCAGGTCAAGATCAATGAGTCGGTATCCGGTATTAGTGAAGAAATGGCCGATGTAGGTCTGGCAATAGAAAGGGCAGAGAACAAGACCGATCAGATGAAGGCCCGTGCATCTGCACTTGATGAACTCATAGAAGTAGGTACACTTGATGATCTTGCCAGCAGCGGTGATGATATTGACAGGGAGCTTGCAAAGATAAATACCAGTTCGAGTGTCGATCTCGAACTTGAGAAACTCAAAAAGGAGGCAGGTAAATGA
- the pspAA gene encoding PspA-associated protein PspAA: protein MIIRIVGEGQYEVPSSLFDELNVIDNKIVDLVSKDNKEEYRAELSKLIDMIKSNGKQIDDSQIVESDIIVPPGDLTFEEAKDIFTGVGIFED, encoded by the coding sequence ATGATCATAAGGATAGTTGGCGAAGGCCAGTATGAAGTACCAAGCAGTCTTTTCGATGAACTGAATGTAATTGATAACAAAATAGTGGACCTTGTCTCTAAGGATAATAAAGAGGAATACCGGGCAGAACTCTCAAAGCTCATTGATATGATTAAATCTAATGGAAAACAGATCGATGATTCTCAAATAGTGGAATCTGATATTATCGTTCCACCAGGTGACCTTACCTTCGAAGAGGCAAAAGATATCTTTACAGGCGTCGGGATATTTGAAGATTAA